The following proteins are co-located in the Xiphophorus maculatus strain JP 163 A chromosome 24, X_maculatus-5.0-male, whole genome shotgun sequence genome:
- the LOC102221213 gene encoding cyclin-Y-like protein 1, with amino-acid sequence MGGSVSCCFSPGESPKLHRRHVDLDECPITTTEDVSEDTGTYLQHISDRELPDELAQEANPSDHPRASTLFLNKSQTDVREKRKSNYMNHMSPGLLTKKYSSCSTIFIDDSTVSQPNLKSTIRCVALAIYYHIKNRDSNRSLDIFDEKKHPLSREKVPDDYSVVDPEHKLIYRFIRTLFSSAQLTAECAIVTLVYLERLLTYAEIDICPSNWKRIVLGAILLASKVWDDQAVWNVDYCQILKDITVEDMNEMERHFLELLQFNINVPASVYAKYYFDLRSLADDNNLSFPLEPLSNKRAQKLEAISRLCEDKYKDLSKSAMRRSMSADNMIGIKNSQAVLS; translated from the exons ATGGGAGGCTCCGTGTCCTGCTGCTTCTCTCCAGGGGAGAGTCCAAAACTCCACCGGAGACACGTGGACCTGGACGAGTGTCCCATCACCACCACAGAGGACGTGAGCGAGGACACGGGCACCTACCTGCAGCACATCAGCGACAGGGAGCTCCCTGATG AATTGGCCCAGGAGGCGAACCCATCGGACCATCCCAGAGCCAGCACCCTCTTCCTCAACAAGTCCCAGACGGATG TgcgggaaaaaaggaaaagcaactACATGAACCAC ATGTCCCCAGGACTCCTGACTAAAAAGTACAGCTCTTGTTCAACAATTTTTATCGACGACAGCACAGTCAGCCAGCCAAACCTTAAGAGCACCATCAGGTG TGTTGCTTTGGCCATATACTATCACATCAAAAACAG AGATTCCAACCGCTCGCTGGATATATTCGATGAGAAGAAGCACCCTCTGTCG agagaaaaggttCCAGATGATTATTCGGTGGTTGATCCCGAACACAAACTCATCTACCGCTTCATCAGGACGCTCTTCAGCTCGGCGCAGCTCACGGCCGAGTGCGCCATCGTTACTCTG GTGTACCTCGAGAGGCTTTTGACGTATGCCGAGATAGACATCTGTCCCTCCAACTGGAAGCGCATTGTTCTCGGCGCCATCTTGCTAGCATCCAAAGTCTGGGACGACCAGGCCGTCTGGAACGTCGATTATTGCCAGATCCTAAAGGACATCACAGTGGAGGACAT GAATGAGATGGAGCGTCACTTCCTGGAGCTGCTACAGTTTAACATCAACGTTCCGGCTAGTGTCTATGCCAAGTATTACTTTGACCTGCGCTCTCTGGCCGATGACAACAACCTCAGCTTCCCTCTGGAGCCACTCAGCAACAAGCGAGCCCAGAAACTGGAG GCCATATCCAGGCTGTGTGAAGACAAGTACAAGGACTTGAGCAAATCTGCCATGAGGAGGTCAATGAGTGCGGATAATATGATCGGTATCAAGAACTCTCAGGCTGTGCTTTCCTGA